The sequence CGAAATCAGAAACGGATTAAGGATCAACTTTACTATATTTACTCCTCAAACCTCAAAAATGATATTTGCAATATGACAACAAGAAGAGATTCCATCAAACTTATCGGGGCGGCTGCAGCGGCAGCTGTTATTCCGGGAATGGCCTGCGGCAGAAAGCCTGCAGAACAGAATCATGAATTCGTGTATTGTTTGAATACCAGCACTATACGGGGGCAGGAGCGGGGACTCACAGGCTCTATCGAAATTGCCGGTGAAGCAGGATATGATGCAGTGGAGCTATGGGTTGGCGAAGTGCAGGATTACCTTGAGCAGGGAAACAGCCTGCCGGAGCTTAAAAGTGTGATAAGGGCGAGCGGTGTTAAAGTTGCCGGCGCCATCGGTTTTGCCCCCTGGATAGTCGACGATGATGATCAGAGGCAACAGGGATTCAGGCAGATGGAAGAGGAGATGAACCTGATGGCTGAACTGGGATGCCGCAGGATTGCTGCCCCGCCAGCGGGCTTCCATCACAGGGACGATCTGGACTACAGCAAAGCTGCCGCCAGGTATGGTAAACTGCTTGAACTGGGACGCCGCACGGGTGTAATGCCGCATCTTGAATTCTGGGGAGCCGCGAGGTCACTGTACAACCTGTCGCAGGCACTTTACATAGCGGCCGCAACAAATGACCCTGATGCCAGGATACTGGCAGATGTT comes from Marinilabiliales bacterium and encodes:
- a CDS encoding sugar phosphate isomerase/epimerase, translating into MTTRRDSIKLIGAAAAAAVIPGMACGRKPAEQNHEFVYCLNTSTIRGQERGLTGSIEIAGEAGYDAVELWVGEVQDYLEQGNSLPELKSVIRASGVKVAGAIGFAPWIVDDDDQRQQGFRQMEEEMNLMAELGCRRIAAPPAGFHHRDDLDYSKAAARYGKLLELGRRTGVMPHLEFWGAARSLYNLSQALYIAAATNDPDARILADVYHLFRGGSGFNGLRLVRGSAMEIFHMNDYPGDVPREEQTDAHRVYPGDGAAPMEQILSELHQMGGVKVLSLELFNRDYWAQDALEVARTGLTKMKDLVSRVT